DNA sequence from the Bacillota bacterium genome:
AAGTACTGACATATATTGATACCATACTCAATCAGTAACCAACTCTTTTCCGGCCTTTTTTCTACAGCGTGTCATTCACTCTCAAGATCCTGAAACTCATTCTACCATAGAGCTATTAGGCATAAACACAAAACCAATCATCCAATATAATTTGCCCAGCTTAATTGCGAGTCCGACATAGGCCAGACTTCAGCCATTGCGGGGATCTAACCCTCGAGTGACCATTCTGTATCTACCAGATGAAAAACAGAGCCCCGAGCACTTAATTTGACCCTTATTGATTATCGCATATCGCCGGTCTTTGGCAGATGATTGTCTTAAGGAAGCTGAACTTTTGATACAACATAACCATTTTAATGCTGCCGTTAACCGCCTATATTATGCCTGCTTCTATATCGTTTCCGCCCTTCTGGTGCTGACGGACACACATAGTGGGTCTACTTGATGCACATGATGGGACTAAAATATCACACACCACTGGGTCTATCGGAAGGCAATAAACAATTCGTGGCTCTGGAGGATTTTGAAGGTGAGTTATAACGTTTTAATCTCCCACTCCGCGGGAAAGACCAGAATAGACTTTTTTATTCTTACATCGGTACCAATATGGAGAAACATCCCCTGTTTTTATCCGTTCCGTAAATGAAACAGCAAAAACCTCCGCTGACGCGGTAGGTCTTTGTCATCAAGTCATATTTTACTTTAGCATGTTAACGTGGTGGAGGCTGACCCCATCTGGGAGGAAAAGGAAGGGCTTGACGTCCTTCCTTTGACGACCCGGGCATAACGTAGAAGGGAATTACTGTCATGGATGTATAAAAATTAAAGACAAAAAAAGCGCCAAAAAAAATTAAAGCCAGGTCTCGCAAAAATTTTAAGTCCTGTCCCGAGGGTTGTCTACACACACGGGGTTCTCCTGACCAATCGGTACTAACTGTCTGGCTGATTTTTTATCCAGCCAGACCATCTAATTTAGCAATGTTGATTCTATGGGAAGATGACTTAGCTAGTCTTTCACTTGAGTTACCCTAAAGAAAAAATACCTTGTCAAAAACATATTTCTTTTCTAGGAGTTGCCTATTACGTATATAGTCTGCATCTCCGGCAGCGTCACTTGCCTTGTTATAGGAATCATGGCCCCACCGTGCGGCAGACTTGCCGCTATAAATCGTCCTATTTGCTGCTCTTTCTGCATCAGTATGCGCGGCACTCGCAGAAGATTTTGCAGCGTTTGCGGCATCTCTAGCTGCATCCGCAGCTAATTTTGCATCTTGAGCCTTTGCTTTAGCGGCCATTGCTTCATTCTTTGCGTCTGTAGCATCGCTAGGAATCTTTACACTTTTTGTTATTGCTGGTCCAGTTGGATTATCCATTTGAAAGCCATAATAGAGCGAGTAATGATAGTATTTTTCTGGATCTACATTATCATCTTTATTGCCATTGTAATACTTATTCCGTGATTTTGTATGATCCTCAGGGCTACGAGTTATAACATATCGCATACCATTGACAGGAGTATCCTGGATAACTGACAGAAGGACATGTCTATCGTAAGTAATTGTTGATTCGAATCCATCTACAGTATATTGCCGATACTTTATATGTGTTACCGTTATATCATAGTATTCGTCATCATCT
Encoded proteins:
- a CDS encoding HEPN domain-containing protein; the encoded protein is MIIAYRRSLADDCLKEAELLIQHNHFNAAVNRLYYACFYIVSALLVLTDTHSGST